In a genomic window of Thunnus thynnus chromosome 16, fThuThy2.1, whole genome shotgun sequence:
- the keap1a gene encoding kelch-like ECH-associated protein 1A — protein MNCPMRKRRPTRDSDFSAIAVPSMHGSGYLDYTVETHASKSLKVMDEFRRQEMLCDLVLHVTYKERTVDFKVHRVVLASCSPYFRAMFTSSFKECRASEVTLRDVCPQVVGRLIDFAYTSHITVGEKCVLHVLLAAMRYQMEDVAKACCDFLTKHLGPSNVIGIARFAEEIGCVELHQRSREYINTHFNEVTKEEEFFSLSHCQLLELISQDSLKVLCESEVYKACTDWVRWDLEGRAQYLHALLNAVHIYALPPKFLKNQLLSCPILSKANSCKDFLSKIFRDMTLGKLPPAPLRGTQLIYVAGGYRQHSLASMEAYDPRRNVWIKLADMGTPCSGLGACALFGLLYTVGGRNLSLQNNTESSALCCYNPMTNQWSQRASLNIPRNRVGVAVVDGCIYAVGGSQGSTHHNTVERWDPESNRWSFVCPMSVARLGAGVAACGGALYVVGGFDGQNRWNTAEKYQPDTNTWHQLAPMSTVRSGLGLVSVNSYLYAIGGYDGQSQLCSVERYNIARNIWEPRASMQYCRSAHGVTVHQGCIFVLGGFNQHDFLSSVECYCPERNEWTCVTNMPIGRSGIGVAVTMEPCPGSLPEEEEDEDGAT, from the exons ATGAATTGCCCAATGAGGAAGAGACGTCCAACACGCGATTCTGATTTCTCAGCTATCGCGGTTCCCTCGATGCACGGGTCCGGGTACCTTGACTATACAGTTGAGACCCACGCTTCCAAGTCCCTGAAGGTCATGGATGAGTTCAGACGGCAGGAAATGTTGTGTGACCTGGTGCTTCATGTCACATACAAAGAAAGAACAGTTGACTTTAAG gtgcaCAGGGTGGTGCTGGCATCGTGTAGCCCCTACTTCAGAGCGATGTTCACCAGCAGCTTCAAAGAGTGTCGCGCCTCGGAGGTCACCCTGCGCGATGTCTGCCCCCAGGTGGTGGGAAGGCTCATTGACTTTGCCTACACTTCCCACATTACCGTGGGGGAGAAGTGTGTGTTGCACGTTCTTTTGGCTGctatgag GTATCAGATGGAAGATGTGGCCAAAGCATGCTGTGACTTCCTCACTAAGCACCTTGGGCCGTCTAATGTCATCGGCATCGCCCGCTTTGCTGAGGAAATCGGCTGTGTGGAGCTgcaccagcgcagccgagagtATATCAATACACACTTCAATGAG GTGactaaagaagaagaattcTTCAGCCTCTCTCACTGCCAGCTGCTGGAGCTCATCAGTCAGGACAGTCTCAAGGTGCTCTGTGAGTCTGAG GTGTATAAAGCCTGTACAGACTGGGTCCGCTGGGATTTGGAGGGTCGAGCCCAGTACTTACATGCCCTCCTGAATGCTGTCCATATCTACGCCCTGCCTCCTAAGTTCCTAAAGAACCAGCTCCTGTCCTGCCCCATCCTCAGCAAG GCCAATTCCTGTAAGGATTTCCTTTCTAAAATCTTCCGGGATATGACATTAGGGAAGCTTCCTCCTGCACCACTCCGGGGAACCCAGCTCATCTATGTCGCTGGCGG ATACCGGCAGCATTCACTGGCCTCCATGGAGGCTTATGATCCCAGGAGGAATGTCTGGATAAAACTGGCTGACATGGGGACTCCATGCAGCGGCCTGGGAGCCTGCGCACTTTTTGGACTGCTCTACACT GTTGGTGGCAGAAACCTGTCGCTTCAAAACAACACCGAGTCCAGCGCCCTGTGTTGCTACAACCCCATGACCAACCAGTGGAGCCAGCGGGCCTCCCTCAACATCCCCAGGAACAGGGTCGGGGTGGCCGTGGTGGACGGCTGCATCTATGCTGTAGGAGGTTCCCAGGGCTCCACGCATCACAACACGGTGGAGAG GTGGGATCCAGAATCTAATCGCTGGTCCTTTGTTTGCCCGATGTCGGTGGCTCGCCTGGGTGCCGGGGTGGCAGCGTGTGGGGGGGCTTTGTATGTGGTCGGAGGTTTTGATGGGCAAAACCGCTGGAACACTGCTGAGAAATACCAGCCTGACACTAACACCTGGCACCAACTGGCTCCCATGAGTACTGTACGCAGCGGATTAG GGTTAGTAAGCGTCAACTCTTACCTGTATGCTATAGGTGGCTATGATGGACAGAGCCAGCTGTGCTCTGTGGAACGTTACAATATAGCCAGGAACATTTGGGAGCCCAGAGCCTCCATGCAGTACTGTCGCAGTGCACATGGAGTCACGGTCCACCAGGGATGCATCTTTGTGCTCG GGGGTTTTAACCAGCATGACTTCCTGTCCAGCGTGGAGTGTTACTGTCCAGAAAGAAATGAATGGACGTGCGTCACCAACATGCCCATCGGACGCAGCGGCATAGGCGTCGCTGTTACCATGGAGCCCTGTCCTGGCAGCCTgccagaagaagaggaggacgaggacgGAGCCACATAG
- the LOC137200095 gene encoding cerebellin-1-like, translated as MRCTTALLPASRSEDRMKRATALLLTLCLSGALVQAETASGSDLSHEVRALRATVEELRLMESRLAASELKVKDQENSVKDLRTELDVTKTELLLYHEKAKELEKKLADGHKVAFSVALTGPVGPFNVETTLIYPKVMTNIGNAYNVYSGFFSAPVNGVYFFRFNAMDDRKSHHMGVALHKNDQRVLLDYAWNHWDDHEHVSNGVILELSQGDVVHMRLPAGYRVTDWDTRHFNIFSGFLLFPM; from the exons ATGAGATGTACTACTGCCTTACTGCCTGCTTCAAGATCTGAAGACAGAATGAAGAGAGCTACAGCTTTGCTCCTGACACTTTGCCTGTCAGGGGCTTTGGTTCAGGCAGAGACGGCCTCAGGGTCTGACCTCAGCCATGAGGTGAGAGCGCTGAGAGCCACGGTGGAggagctgaggctgatggagaGCAGACTGGCAGCAAGCGAACTTAAGGTAAAAGATCAGGAGAACTCAGTGAAGGATCTGAGAACAGAGCTGGATGTCACCAAAACAGAGTTACTTCTGTACCACGAGAAGGCAAAGGAGCTGGAAAAAAAGCTGGCAG ACGGACACAAAGTGGCCTTCTCAGTGGCTTTAACTGGACCAGTTGGGCCTTTTAATGTTGAAACAACACTGATCTACCCAAAAGTCATGACTAACATTGGCAATGCTTACAACGTCTACTCAG GTTTCTTCAGCGCCCCTGTCAATGGCGTCTACTTCTTCAGATTCAATGCCATGGATGACCGGAAAAGCCACCACATGGGTGTAGCATTGCACAAGAATGACCAAAGAGTTCTTCTGGACTATGCCTGGAATCACTGGGATGACCATGAGCATGTGTCCAATGGAGTAATCCTGGAGCTGTCTCAGGGTGATGTGGTGCACATGCGTCTTCCTGCGGGGTACCGAGTCACTGATTGGGACACACGGCACTTCAACATTTTTAGTGGTTTCCTCCTTTTTCCCATGTGA